In Bacillus sp. S3, the sequence AGTTTCTGAAGCTCCTGAATGGTCCGATTTTGAAACGATTCAGCCACCAATTGATTCTGTTTAGCTAACAATTCCTTCGCTTCATATTGGAGTAAACGCTCCCTCGTTTGTTCAAGCTCCTTTTCCAAGCGTTTATCATTTTCAAGCAGCCGTTTGACTGCCGTCTCCATTCCCTTTTCCGGGGCATTGAGGTGCTTCGTTAATCCAAGAAGTACCTTTTGCTTTTCTCCAAGCAGTTTAATGATTCGATCGCCGCAGGCAAATTGAACGCGGACTTTTTCCCGCTGTCTTTCCCAATCCAGGATTTTTATCGCCCTGACCTCACCGGTTGTCTTTGGATGTGTGCCCCCGCAGCCGTTATAATCAAACTCTGGAATAATCACAAGCCGGATATCCTCTTTAACCTTTGTTTCTTTTCTTAATGCATATTGGGATAGTTCCTCCTCCGTTACCCATTTGATTTCAATCGGCCTATTTTCTAAAATTATTTCATTTGCCAGCTTCTCTACTTTCAACACTTCATCGGCAGTTAGATTATCTGTTTCCAAATCGATTGTCAGGTTGTCCACACCTAAATGGAAGCCGACAGTTTTATAATCAAACAAATGCTCAAAGGCGGCTGACAAAATATGCTGTCCTGCGTGCTGCTGCATATGATCAAATCGGCGGTTCCAATTAATACTGCCTGTTACCGCTCCAGTGCCTTCCGGTAATGGGCTTTTAAGATAATGGCGAATCTCTCCATCTATTTCTTCCACATCCACGATTTCTTGACCCATAATCGTACCGGTATCATGCGGCTGCCCTCCGCCTGTAGGATAATAGGCGGTTTGATCTAAAATAACATACCAATTGCCAGCCTCATCTTTCTCCTGCTTCAAAATACGGGCAGTAAATGTGTGTATGTAAGCATCTTGATAATAAAGTTTGTTGTTCATCTAAAATGCACCTCAATTGCTTTTAATCTGATGAACCTATTGTCTAAAAATAAAGTCAATTAATCAAGTTAGAAATATAAAAACCTGTCCCTTTTCCAGAACAGGTTTCATTCATTTTAGCCGCCCGTTACTTTTTGTCTTTCTTCCGCTGCCCGGATGCCGCTGGGTTAAAACCGCCCATTCCCTGAGGGAAGCCCGTCTGCTGTTGTCCGCCCATCATTTGTGGGAAGCCTGGCTGCTGCTGTCCGCCCATCATTTGCGGGAAGCCTGTCTGTTGCTGCCCAAAACCGCCCATTTGTGGATAGCCGTGCCCGAAACCACCCATTTGCGGATAGCCATGTTGATAGCCGCCCATTTGTGGATGGCCATGGTATCCACCCATCATTTGTGGACTGCCATGGTACGGGTAACCTCCCATTTGTTGTTGAAAGCCTGGCTGCTGGAAACCGCCCATCATCTGCGGAAAGCCCATTTGTTGACCAGGAAAACCGCCAAATTGTCTTTTCTCCATTTCATTCGCCTCCTAACATTCTCTCTGCTAGTGTATGAACCATTTTTTGGATAAGCTTAGATTCCTACCTATAAAATTAAAAATTTTATTTTTTGCGGCAAAAAAAATAAAAGCCATCCGGCGGATAGCTTTTTCATCTACTTTTTCTCGTCTTGTGCCTTTTTTTGGCCAGCTTTTTTATTTTTTGAAATTTCCCCGCAGGCTATTCTATTTCCAGAGTCCCCCGCTGGCTGACTCATCCCATCATCTTTACCGGCATGTATCACAATGGACGTACCTTCTTTTGTAAACAGTGATTGTTTCCCGTCCAATAATGTGACATTAGGGGCCATTAGGTCTGCCTTGGCCGTCCCGTCCTCATCGGCAATCAAATTCGGCAGGTCCCCGGCATGTGCCCCTTTAGGGTGAAGCAGGCCATGTTCTTTCTGTTCGGGATTAAAATGGTTTCCCGCTGATTTAAAGTCTGGCGCCTTACATTTTCCCGCGTCATGTATATGAATAGCATGCTCCCCGGCAGGAAGCCCCTTTACATTTACTGTCATTTTCACACCGCTTGACTGTTCAGCTAATGCGATCGT encodes:
- a CDS encoding alanyl-tRNA editing protein, encoding MNNKLYYQDAYIHTFTARILKQEKDEAGNWYVILDQTAYYPTGGGQPHDTGTIMGQEIVDVEEIDGEIRHYLKSPLPEGTGAVTGSINWNRRFDHMQQHAGQHILSAAFEHLFDYKTVGFHLGVDNLTIDLETDNLTADEVLKVEKLANEIILENRPIEIKWVTEEELSQYALRKETKVKEDIRLVIIPEFDYNGCGGTHPKTTGEVRAIKILDWERQREKVRVQFACGDRIIKLLGEKQKVLLGLTKHLNAPEKGMETAVKRLLENDKRLEKELEQTRERLLQYEAKELLAKQNQLVAESFQNRTIQELQKLARLVVAEDDSSLVVFASVNDSRLQLVCARGASRTENMKKLISDVLPLINGKGGGNDSFAQGGGEALVSAEQILDKLITMIN
- a CDS encoding superoxide dismutase family protein; its protein translation is MKKSWLIIPLLLLSGCLEKEVKKVDVEMFNAAGDTLGTIALAEQSSGVKMTVNVKGLPAGEHAIHIHDAGKCKAPDFKSAGNHFNPEQKEHGLLHPKGAHAGDLPNLIADEDGTAKADLMAPNVTLLDGKQSLFTKEGTSIVIHAGKDDGMSQPAGDSGNRIACGEISKNKKAGQKKAQDEKK